One Verrucomicrobiota bacterium genomic window carries:
- a CDS encoding DUF86 domain-containing protein, giving the protein MHPKCPKWLHDILDGCELIESATRGRSLAEYEADRLLRSAVERNFEIIGEALNRIHKVDEATAARIPEHRAIVGFRNILIHGYDAVDHDRVWHIIQTDVPRLRGQVRALLAEVEP; this is encoded by the coding sequence ATGCATCCCAAATGCCCCAAATGGCTTCATGACATTCTCGATGGGTGCGAACTGATCGAGAGCGCGACACGTGGACGTTCCCTTGCGGAGTATGAAGCCGATCGCCTGCTTCGGTCGGCGGTCGAGCGGAACTTCGAGATCATCGGGGAGGCGTTGAACCGAATCCACAAGGTCGATGAGGCCACGGCGGCTCGCATTCCGGAGCATCGGGCGATCGTAGGCTTTCGAAACATTCTGATTCACGGCTATGACGCCGTGGACCACGACCGAGTGTGGCACATCATTCAAACAGACGTGCCGCGTTTGCGAGGCCAGGTGCGTGCGTTGCTGGCCGAAGTCGAGCCCTGA
- a CDS encoding DNA polymerase III subunit beta gives MNPLSQEKIDAIAAVCRRYGVSRLESFGSACTDDFDPNRSDLDFLVEFPPGSDLGPWLARFLELKEALTQLLGRPVDIVMGSALRNPWFRREAAKTRRVVYDASQMPQMAS, from the coding sequence ATGAACCCGTTGAGCCAGGAGAAGATCGATGCCATTGCGGCAGTTTGCCGACGTTATGGAGTCAGCCGGCTGGAATCATTTGGTTCGGCGTGCACGGATGATTTCGACCCCAATCGGAGCGACCTCGATTTCCTGGTGGAGTTCCCGCCGGGATCGGACCTCGGTCCCTGGCTTGCGCGATTTTTGGAACTGAAGGAGGCGCTGACGCAACTGTTGGGTCGTCCGGTGGACATTGTGATGGGCTCCGCGCTGCGCAATCCTTGGTTTCGCCGCGAGGCCGCCAAGACTCGCCGGGTGGTTTACGATGCATCCCAAATGCCCCAAATGGCTTCATGA
- a CDS encoding DUF4926 domain-containing protein has product MPDAYEVEFCNERGETYAELALRGDQIVPLHTKGKPLSTALVEASGR; this is encoded by the coding sequence TTGCCCGACGCCTACGAAGTCGAGTTCTGTAACGAGCGCGGCGAAACCTACGCCGAACTGGCCTTGCGCGGCGACCAAATTGTCCCGTTGCACACGAAGGGCAAGCCCCTCTCCACGGCTCTGGTGGAAGCCTCCGGCCGATGA
- a CDS encoding YfhO family protein has translation MLSSASGASTPTGGNLDAWFKPQRFAGLLALLVLAAFPDVIFGSRTFFHRDFAIFGYPLAHFHRESLWQGEIPLWNPFNNCGLPFLAQWNTMTLYPLSLFYVLFPLSLSLGVFCVLHLYLAGIGMYFLGFQWTGNRLAAAVAGIAFAFNGLTLSCLKWPNNIAALAWMPIVVLLAQKAWRQGRRAILLASLAGAAQMLTGGPEIILFTWVIVSVLWIADLVGSRDSRPLHEREERSGERRSDGIGAESPRIDSRGKMPLEPAGWKPALRGRKRVFLRFAGILFLIAGLTAAQMLPFFDLLAHSQRDAEYSDTSWPMPLWGWTNFLVPLFRCFPSYHGVFAQHGQYWVSSYYAGIGVLLLAGVGFARIRDARLWVLTGMMILSLALALGDPGYLYRVLRELFPPLQIVRFPIKFVVIASFALPLLAAFGIQALRNASSRDGSRCQEADGETERLLTPALSSTEEEREKNADRVNGATRKRDSAPSGHRETLLIPMVLFGATCLVLIGAILWFARTHPLPTDQWTATWQSGLSRGGLLVLIMAATAGLGSRWWGASPIPSLSLVALLWLDAMTHAPRLNPTIEPSVYEASLAKDHLKLAPEPKLGESRAMISPLADFRLNHLAITNAVDDVLYSRLSLFANANLLDSIPKLDGFFSLYVREESRVRALLYATTNASVPALETFLGVSQFTAEDKVIHWKPRRNFLAFATGGQTPVFADDTEILRAMAAPGFDAARSVYLPTPASAQTAVTNSAGVQVQVTQIRAHEILLTVEADAPAWVVVAQAFYHPWKAYVDGKPAKLWRANYAFQAVEVPAGRHAVQMEYVDNAFRAGTALSVLSLLACAWLWMKWSLT, from the coding sequence ATGTTGTCTTCGGCGAGCGGGGCCTCGACGCCAACGGGCGGGAATCTGGACGCGTGGTTCAAGCCGCAACGATTTGCCGGCCTGCTGGCGCTTTTGGTCCTGGCCGCTTTTCCGGATGTCATCTTCGGCTCGCGGACTTTCTTCCATCGGGATTTTGCGATCTTTGGTTATCCGCTGGCCCACTTTCATCGGGAGAGCTTGTGGCAAGGGGAAATCCCGTTGTGGAATCCGTTCAACAATTGCGGCCTGCCTTTTCTGGCGCAGTGGAACACGATGACGCTGTATCCGCTGTCGCTGTTCTATGTGCTCTTTCCGTTGTCCTTGTCGCTGGGCGTTTTCTGCGTGCTGCACCTTTATCTGGCCGGGATCGGAATGTATTTTCTTGGCTTTCAGTGGACCGGAAATCGGTTGGCGGCAGCGGTGGCGGGAATTGCCTTCGCTTTCAATGGACTCACGTTGAGTTGCCTGAAATGGCCGAATAACATCGCCGCGCTCGCCTGGATGCCCATTGTGGTCCTGCTCGCGCAAAAGGCGTGGCGCCAGGGGAGACGCGCGATCCTTCTGGCCTCCCTGGCCGGCGCCGCGCAGATGTTGACGGGTGGTCCGGAAATCATTCTGTTCACCTGGGTGATCGTTTCTGTGCTGTGGATCGCCGATCTGGTTGGATCAAGGGATTCTCGCCCTCTTCACGAAAGGGAGGAGAGGTCAGGGGAGCGGAGGTCGGACGGAATTGGCGCTGAATCTCCTCGCATCGATTCGCGAGGCAAGATGCCTCTCGAACCGGCAGGCTGGAAGCCTGCCCTACGTGGGCGCAAACGCGTCTTCCTCAGATTCGCCGGCATCCTTTTTCTTATCGCAGGCCTCACCGCGGCGCAGATGTTGCCGTTTTTCGATTTGCTCGCGCATTCGCAGCGCGACGCGGAATACAGCGATACGTCGTGGCCGATGCCACTGTGGGGTTGGACCAATTTCCTCGTCCCGCTCTTCCGATGTTTTCCTTCGTACCACGGCGTGTTTGCTCAGCACGGCCAATACTGGGTTTCGTCGTATTACGCCGGAATTGGCGTGCTCCTGCTTGCGGGAGTGGGGTTCGCAAGAATCCGTGATGCGAGGCTCTGGGTTTTGACGGGGATGATGATTCTGAGTTTGGCGCTGGCGCTGGGGGACCCAGGTTATCTTTACCGAGTTCTGCGGGAGTTGTTTCCGCCGCTCCAAATCGTCCGCTTTCCCATCAAGTTCGTGGTGATCGCAAGTTTTGCCTTGCCGCTGTTGGCGGCGTTCGGAATTCAAGCACTGCGGAATGCGTCGAGTCGAGATGGGAGTCGTTGCCAGGAAGCGGACGGAGAAACCGAGCGACTCCTCACCCCGGCCCTCTCCTCGACCGAGGAGGAGAGGGAGAAGAACGCAGATCGGGTCAACGGCGCAACGCGTAAGCGTGACTCGGCGCCGTCAGGGCACCGCGAAACGCTTCTCATTCCAATGGTGCTCTTCGGCGCAACCTGCCTCGTGCTCATCGGCGCGATCCTTTGGTTTGCGCGCACACATCCTCTGCCGACCGACCAGTGGACAGCCACCTGGCAAAGCGGACTCAGCCGAGGGGGCTTGCTGGTCCTGATCATGGCAGCGACGGCAGGCCTTGGCTCGCGCTGGTGGGGGGCTTCTCCGATTCCGAGCCTGAGTTTAGTCGCGCTGCTCTGGCTGGATGCGATGACGCACGCGCCGCGCTTGAATCCCACGATCGAGCCGTCGGTGTATGAGGCCAGTCTCGCGAAGGACCATTTGAAGCTCGCGCCCGAACCGAAGCTGGGCGAATCGCGCGCCATGATCAGTCCGCTCGCCGACTTTCGGCTGAACCATCTCGCGATCACGAACGCGGTCGATGACGTGCTTTACAGCCGGCTGTCGTTGTTTGCGAATGCCAACTTGCTCGATTCGATCCCCAAACTGGACGGGTTCTTTTCGTTGTACGTGCGGGAGGAAAGCCGCGTGCGCGCCCTTCTCTACGCGACGACGAATGCCTCGGTTCCGGCGCTGGAAACTTTTCTGGGAGTCTCCCAATTCACGGCGGAAGACAAAGTCATTCATTGGAAGCCGCGGAGAAACTTTCTGGCTTTCGCGACTGGCGGGCAAACGCCTGTTTTCGCGGACGACACGGAGATTCTTCGCGCGATGGCCGCGCCGGGTTTCGACGCCGCGCGCAGCGTGTATTTGCCAACACCAGCGAGCGCGCAAACCGCCGTGACAAATTCCGCGGGCGTGCAGGTTCAAGTAACGCAAATCCGCGCTCACGAGATCCTCCTGACTGTTGAAGCCGACGCGCCTGCGTGGGTGGTCGTTGCGCAGGCGTTTTATCATCCGTGGAAGGCCTACGTTGATGGAAAACCCGCGAAGTTGTGGCGGGCGAACTACGCCTTTCAAGCTGTCGAGGTGCCGGCGGGGCGCCACGCCGTGCAAATGGAATACGTGGACAATGCCTTCCGTGCCGGCACGGCGCTTTCGGTGCTGAGCCTGCTGGCTTGCGCGTGGCTGTGGATGAAGTGGAGCCTGACTTGA
- a CDS encoding (2Fe-2S)-binding protein: MSEKLEPSQVSGVSRRGFLKGLSVGSMATGLLSPAVPSAEAAARGSAIQGPGEIPITLKINGKNQKLSVEPRVTLLDALRNRLDLTGSKKVCDRGTCGACTVIVDGHPVYSCSMLAIEAEGRAITTIEGLGTPARMSAVQKAFVKHDAQQCGFCTPGFVVASTAFLRLNPNPTLEHAQAGLGGNLCRCGTYTHMAEAVVEASKSMKGGA, encoded by the coding sequence ATGTCCGAAAAACTCGAACCGTCCCAAGTCTCCGGAGTCTCCAGGCGCGGCTTCCTCAAAGGCCTCAGCGTCGGCAGCATGGCCACAGGCCTGTTGTCCCCTGCTGTTCCCTCGGCGGAAGCAGCGGCACGAGGATCAGCAATCCAGGGCCCCGGCGAAATCCCCATCACCCTAAAAATCAACGGCAAGAATCAGAAACTCAGCGTCGAACCGCGTGTCACGCTGCTCGATGCCTTGCGCAATCGTCTCGATCTCACCGGCTCCAAGAAAGTGTGCGACCGCGGCACGTGTGGCGCTTGCACGGTCATCGTGGATGGCCATCCGGTCTATTCGTGTTCGATGCTCGCGATCGAGGCCGAAGGCCGCGCTATCACGACCATCGAGGGTCTGGGCACACCTGCCAGGATGAGCGCAGTCCAGAAGGCGTTCGTGAAACACGACGCGCAACAGTGCGGTTTTTGCACGCCGGGTTTCGTCGTCGCAAGCACCGCGTTCCTCAGATTGAATCCTAACCCCACGCTCGAACACGCGCAGGCGGGCCTCGGCGGCAACCTTTGCCGCTGCGGAACCTACACCCACATGGCAGAAGCCGTCGTCGAAGCATCGAAGAGCATGAAAGGAGGCGCCTAA
- a CDS encoding xanthine dehydrogenase family protein molybdopterin-binding subunit: MATAKWPAQDKRKLIGKRIDRLDGPAKATGAAKYAYDINRPGMLWAKLITSPHARAEAVSVDFSGAKSLPGVQATWENPNSIGKDQAGNGKIQYVGQIVAAIAADTEEIAKEAASRVKVQYVPMPHQANDRDPQLFQGQPGGRNVGNVEEALAKADVKIEGEYGIPVITHCCLESHGQVAELNDGKLTLWPSTQAVSSYADVSMTDASGGLQRSSIHVDCQHMGGGFGSKFNPGTWGVASTALSKQAGRPVKLMLDRDEELMIAGNRPSAYAKIKVGAAKDGTITAIDAEVWGTAGPGGGIPQQVPYVIDKIPNIRLSVKRIATNRGPAAAWRAPNHPQQCFLTMSAFADTAAALKMDELQFFLKNAELTARPDVYKEELNIAADLIGYKQKAHLRGDPKPGSIKRGLGMSMHTWGGRGHRSECDVTINPDGSVEAKTGSQDLGVGTRTVIAIVVAETLGLPLEAVKVEIGRNSYPASGGSGGSTTVGGVSTASRLASTDALNALLAVVAPKLGVQADALEASDGYIRQIDKPNNRIAWKNACALLGVNSITKRGLNDPGPSEQQGFISQGVGGVQMADVSVDIETGVVTVNEMVGVQDCGLIIDLKTAESQVYGSMIMGIAYAIYEEAVYDFKTGRMLNADMEFYRLAGLKDVGKLKVHMMTSKAYEDRGVIGLGEPPVISPGAAIANAVANACGVRVPHLPLTPDRVIAALQKGGIV; encoded by the coding sequence ATGGCTACTGCAAAATGGCCTGCGCAAGATAAGCGCAAACTCATCGGCAAGCGCATCGACCGCCTCGACGGCCCGGCCAAGGCCACCGGCGCGGCTAAATACGCCTACGACATCAATCGCCCCGGAATGCTCTGGGCGAAATTGATTACTTCACCTCACGCCCGCGCGGAAGCGGTCAGCGTCGATTTCAGCGGCGCGAAGAGCCTACCGGGTGTCCAGGCGACCTGGGAGAATCCCAATTCAATCGGCAAAGACCAGGCCGGGAATGGGAAAATCCAGTACGTCGGCCAGATCGTCGCCGCCATCGCGGCGGACACCGAAGAGATCGCTAAAGAAGCGGCCTCTCGAGTCAAAGTTCAGTATGTCCCGATGCCGCATCAAGCCAACGACCGGGATCCTCAACTCTTCCAAGGCCAGCCCGGCGGACGCAACGTCGGAAACGTCGAGGAAGCCCTGGCCAAGGCGGACGTGAAGATCGAAGGCGAATACGGCATCCCCGTCATTACCCATTGTTGCCTTGAATCCCACGGACAGGTTGCGGAACTGAACGACGGCAAGCTCACCCTTTGGCCTTCGACTCAGGCGGTGTCCAGCTACGCGGACGTGAGCATGACGGACGCTTCCGGTGGATTGCAGCGAAGCAGCATTCATGTGGATTGCCAGCACATGGGTGGCGGTTTCGGTTCCAAATTCAATCCGGGAACCTGGGGCGTCGCGAGCACCGCGCTCTCCAAACAGGCCGGTCGTCCCGTGAAACTCATGCTGGACCGCGATGAAGAGTTGATGATCGCGGGAAATCGGCCGTCGGCTTACGCCAAGATCAAAGTCGGCGCGGCGAAGGACGGCACTATCACCGCCATCGATGCCGAAGTTTGGGGCACGGCAGGTCCGGGCGGTGGCATCCCGCAGCAAGTCCCTTACGTCATAGACAAGATTCCCAACATCCGGCTGAGCGTGAAACGAATTGCCACCAACCGCGGTCCGGCTGCGGCGTGGCGCGCGCCCAATCACCCGCAACAGTGCTTCCTGACCATGTCTGCGTTTGCCGACACGGCCGCTGCGCTGAAGATGGACGAACTGCAGTTTTTCCTGAAGAACGCCGAACTCACCGCGCGTCCCGATGTGTACAAGGAAGAGCTCAACATTGCTGCCGACTTGATTGGCTACAAACAAAAGGCTCATTTGCGCGGCGACCCGAAGCCCGGCTCTATCAAACGCGGCCTTGGCATGTCCATGCACACCTGGGGCGGTCGTGGCCATCGATCCGAATGCGACGTGACCATCAATCCGGACGGCTCTGTGGAAGCGAAAACCGGGTCGCAGGATCTGGGAGTCGGCACGCGAACGGTTATTGCAATCGTGGTCGCCGAAACCCTCGGATTGCCTCTGGAAGCCGTGAAGGTTGAGATCGGGCGGAATAGTTACCCGGCTTCAGGCGGATCGGGTGGAAGCACTACCGTGGGCGGTGTTTCAACCGCTTCGCGGTTGGCGAGCACGGATGCTTTGAATGCGCTGTTGGCCGTCGTTGCTCCGAAGCTCGGCGTGCAAGCAGATGCCCTCGAAGCGAGCGACGGTTACATTCGCCAGATCGACAAGCCAAACAACCGTATCGCGTGGAAAAACGCGTGCGCGCTTCTCGGTGTGAATTCCATCACCAAACGCGGCCTGAACGATCCCGGCCCCAGCGAACAGCAAGGCTTCATCAGTCAGGGCGTCGGCGGCGTGCAAATGGCCGATGTGTCGGTCGATATCGAGACCGGCGTCGTGACCGTCAACGAAATGGTGGGCGTGCAGGACTGCGGCTTGATCATTGACCTCAAGACCGCCGAAAGCCAGGTCTATGGTTCGATGATCATGGGGATCGCCTATGCGATCTACGAAGAAGCGGTCTATGACTTCAAGACCGGTCGCATGCTGAATGCGGACATGGAATTCTATCGCCTCGCCGGCTTGAAAGACGTCGGAAAGCTGAAGGTTCACATGATGACGAGCAAAGCTTACGAAGACCGGGGTGTGATTGGATTGGGCGAACCGCCCGTGATCTCACCCGGTGCGGCCATCGCCAACGCGGTCGCCAACGCCTGCGGCGTACGCGTCCCGCACTTGCCATTAACTCCTGACCGCGTGATCGCGGCGTTGCAGAAAGGAGGCATTGTATAA
- a CDS encoding molybdopterin dehydrogenase — MKSFEYAAPTKLDAAAALLAEQWGETEILAGGTDLVTSLKQHITAPKRVVSLRNISALKGIKIQNKVARVGAMTTLSELAAHSGIKENFPALVTAVKSIGSPQIISVGTVGGDLCQRPRCWYYRNGFGLFGKQGDASLVKDGDNRYHAIFGNEGPAYFVSASSLGPALTALGATIKVAGPNKSTRSIAAKDFFRTPKAENERETALRPNEIVTDIEIPVRGLKNATYEVRHRYGLDWPYVTATVAFESKGGAASNASVVLGHVAPTPWPSAGASGALSGRVDAALAARCGEAAAQGAKPLSGNGYKVQLVKVAVKRAILAAAGIA; from the coding sequence ATGAAATCATTTGAATACGCAGCCCCGACCAAACTGGACGCCGCCGCCGCGCTGTTGGCGGAGCAATGGGGCGAAACCGAAATCCTCGCCGGAGGCACCGACCTGGTGACTTCGCTGAAACAGCACATCACCGCGCCCAAACGCGTCGTCAGTTTGAGAAACATCTCGGCGCTGAAGGGAATCAAAATTCAGAACAAAGTCGCGCGCGTCGGCGCAATGACGACGCTCTCCGAGTTGGCGGCGCATTCCGGGATCAAAGAAAACTTCCCGGCGCTGGTGACGGCAGTGAAGAGCATCGGCAGCCCCCAGATTATTTCGGTGGGCACGGTTGGCGGAGACCTCTGCCAGCGTCCGCGTTGCTGGTACTACCGGAATGGTTTCGGTTTGTTCGGAAAGCAGGGGGACGCCTCGCTCGTGAAGGACGGTGACAACCGATACCACGCCATCTTCGGCAACGAAGGGCCGGCCTATTTCGTGAGCGCTTCCAGCCTTGGCCCCGCGCTGACCGCGTTGGGCGCGACGATCAAAGTCGCCGGGCCAAACAAAAGCACGCGGTCCATCGCGGCCAAAGACTTCTTCCGCACTCCCAAAGCGGAGAATGAACGCGAGACTGCGCTCAGGCCAAACGAAATCGTAACCGACATTGAGATTCCCGTCCGCGGCTTGAAAAACGCGACCTATGAAGTTCGCCACCGGTATGGTCTCGATTGGCCGTACGTCACGGCGACAGTCGCGTTCGAGTCGAAAGGCGGCGCCGCCTCCAACGCCAGCGTCGTTCTCGGCCACGTTGCTCCAACGCCCTGGCCTTCGGCGGGCGCCAGCGGCGCCTTGTCCGGCAGAGTGGATGCCGCGCTCGCAGCAAGATGCGGCGAAGCCGCGGCGCAGGGCGCGAAACCGCTCAGTGGAAACGGCTACAAAGTGCAACTGGTCAAAGTCGCCGTCAAACGCGCGATCCTGGCCGCGGCTGGAATCGCCTGA
- a CDS encoding DUF1326 domain-containing protein, producing MRKTLLTGALLAAMAISVAAAKQTSPTISGEYLEVRSCDVFTGPCFANAEMGLTGKEAILVWKIRQGVWRGTALDGMNVIAVVQTDDTLGDLRYQPRTGKAVLIVDSRADAQQIFALTDLAKSMAGRLISEVTEVKTSSIEMNVGGCGKAGCASVKVPGLVAISTRCFGDEDHVCGNEETFYPPLADVTAHPAYTEVASYTGTGLGLTWKSIGARSAFLGTFTR from the coding sequence ATGCGAAAAACACTTCTGACCGGCGCGCTGCTCGCCGCCATGGCGATTTCTGTGGCCGCCGCCAAACAAACGTCCCCGACCATTTCCGGTGAATACCTCGAAGTGCGGTCGTGCGACGTCTTCACGGGCCCCTGTTTTGCCAACGCAGAAATGGGGCTGACCGGCAAGGAAGCCATCCTGGTGTGGAAGATTCGCCAGGGCGTCTGGCGCGGCACGGCGCTGGACGGCATGAATGTCATCGCTGTCGTTCAGACCGATGACACGCTCGGCGACTTGCGCTATCAACCTCGCACAGGCAAGGCCGTGCTCATCGTCGATTCCCGGGCGGACGCGCAACAGATATTCGCGCTCACCGATCTGGCGAAGTCGATGGCGGGCCGGTTGATCTCGGAGGTGACGGAAGTCAAGACCTCGTCCATCGAGATGAACGTCGGAGGTTGCGGAAAAGCGGGTTGTGCCTCGGTGAAGGTACCGGGCCTCGTCGCCATCTCCACCCGTTGTTTCGGTGACGAAGATCACGTCTGCGGCAACGAAGAAACGTTTTATCCGCCGCTCGCCGACGTGACCGCCCATCCCGCCTACACCGAAGTCGCCAGCTACACCGGCACCGGTCTGGGCCTGACGTGGAAATCCATCGGCGCGCGAAGCGCGTTCCTTGGAACGTTCACCCGATAA